GGTGTTTAAAAACCACAAACCAGAATCAGTAGAAACTTTAAAAGAGTGGGTTCTACAAGAGTCAGAATTCAATAGTATAGCTTTTGAAACAAAACATGGCTTAGATTATAAGGGAAACTATGAACAAGAAAAAAGGAGAGATCGTTCACatactcatttttcaataaacagtgaaaagaaaaaggaaaggTCATGTAAATTATGTAGTGCAAATCATGGAACATGGGATTGTGACGTTATGAAAAGTCTCCCTGTCGAATAAAGATGGAACAAAGCCAAGTTATTGAGATTATGTTTTCGTTGTTTGGGTGACAACCATGCTGGAAAAGAATGTAGAAGGACAAAAGTATGTGGAATCAATGGTTGTGGAAAAGTGCATCATGGGTTATTACACAAGTTTGAATTTAATCCCACTGTCCAGGAATTCAAACCTGAAAGAACAGAACAAAAACAGTCCTTTACCAGTGTAGAAAAGAAAGCTAATTACATTGCACTGCGATCAGTACCTGTTATTCTGGAAGCTAATGGAAAGAAATTGGAAGTCAATGCTCTTCTAGATGATGGTAGTACACAAAGTTACATAAATTCAAGTGTTATAGCTGAATTAGAGTTACCAGTAGATGGAAATTCATATAGTATGACTGTGAACACATTAAATGGTAAGCAGGAAAATTTACAAACAGTGCCGGTAACGGTTGGATTGGAAAGTTTGAATGGATGCGTAAAAACACAGATCACGGCAAATTTGATTGACAATGTCACTGGTAATTTACAAACTTTAGAACTGAATGAACTAGCAAGTAAGTAGGAACATCTTAAAGGCATTAAATTCCCATACCTAAACAAGAAAAAGGTGGAGATGCTCATTGGTCTTGATTATAGTGATTTGCATCAGTCATTACATGAAGTAAAAGGTGGTGAAGGTGAACCAATAGCTCGCTTAACACCTCTCGGATGGACATGTGTAGGAAAACTCCATAAGGAATCAAACTCCAGTAACAGTTATCATTGTACATTCTTCCAAAAAGGCGATTCAGTTTTGAATGATACTCTCATTCGCTTTAGGGAAATTGAATCAGTGGAAACCGGTGAAAATCAGATGTCAGCAGATAATTTGAAAGTTATTCAAAGCACAGAACAGGCTATAAAGTATAATGGTAATAGGTATGAAGTTAGTTTACCATGGAAGGTTCAAACAACAGAATTGCCAGATAACTTTGACATGGCTTATCAACGTTTAGAGAATACAGAAAAGCGCTTGaagaaaaatgtgaacatttatgAAACATATAGGAATACAATAGAACGGTATGTTGATTTGGGATATGTGTCcaaagtagaaaaaaatgatgGAAAACGTTGGTATCTCCTGCATTTCCCAGTACTACGACCagaaaaagcaacaacaaaagtGCGAATCGTATTCGATGCGTCTGCCAGATGCAATGGACTGTCGTTAAATGATGTTGTGAGTCCAGGACCAAAGTTTCAAAGAGATTTGTTCGATGTTCTGTTGAGATTCCGTCAAAAACCAATTGCAATAATGTGCGACATCCAAGAAATGTATCTTCAAGTTGGTATTACGCTATCAGATCGACCGTTTCACAGTTTCCTTTGGAGATCGTCATTTGAAAATGAACCAGAAGTCTACCAATTCAATCGTTTGGTATTTGGCGTAAACGCGTCACCGTTCTTAGCACAGTATGTTTCGCAGTATAACGCTCAGTGCTTCACTAATGAATTTCCCTTGGCTGCAGAAACAGTAATAAAATCCACATACATGGATGACAGTATGGATTCGGTATCGAATGAAGAAGAAGGAATTGAGTTATATCGTGAACTATCTGGACTTTGGCATAAAGCCAGCATGTATGCAAGGAAATGGTTTATCAAATTCTCAAACTGTTCTTGAACAAATTCCAAAGCAAGATAGAGCTTATGAAATAGATTTAAGTAAAAGTGAGTTACCATCAGTGAAAACCTTAGATGTTCTATGGATTCGGTATCGAATGAAGAAGAAGGAATTGAGTTATATCGTGAACTATCTGGACTTTGGCAAAAAGCCAGCATGTATGCAAGGAAATGGTTTATCAAATTCTCAAACTGTTCTTGAACAAATTCCAAAGCAAGATAGAGCTTATGAAATAGATTTAAGTAAAAGTGAGTTACCATCAGTGAAAACCTTAGATGTTCTATGGAAGGCCGCTACTGACAGATTTGCCTTTTGTTATAATGCACCAGATTCAACAGTAAATTTCACAAAGAGAAGTCTTCTTAGTAAAATCGCCACAGTTTATGATCCTTTAGGATTTCTCACGCCCTATACTGTTCGCGCAAAGATTATGATGCAAGAAACCTGGTTGAATGGAACAGATTGGAATGAAAATTTATCTATAGTGTTGAATACTGCAACAAATGAATGGTTTCAAGAaatgaaagaattaaaaaaagtaacaattcCAAGATGTATTTATTATAGTGACAATGTCGGTGAAATACATGTTTTCGTTGACGCTTCAGAAAAAGCATATGGGACTGCATACAATAGAACGATAATTGAAGGAAATCCTACGTTGTGATTTATTTCAGCAAAAAGTAAAGTTGCTCCGCTTACAACAATCAGTATTCCTAGATTAGAATTAATGGCCGCATGTCTTGGACTGAACTTAGCGCAGAAAATATGCAAAAGTTTGGAAACAAAGTTGAATTTGGTTACTTTCTGGTCAGATAGTACAAATGTTCTTTGGTGGATTCGAGGAAAAAGCAGACGATATAAACCATTTGTAGCCAACAGAGTAGGGATGATTCATAGTGTTACAGCACCTGAACAATGGTTTTACGTTCCCACAGCTGAAAACCCGGCAGATTTATCATCTAGAGGTTTATCAATAACAAAACTGAGTGAAAGTAAATTGTGGTGGACAGGACCTAAATTTTTGATGTTACAGAAAGAACACTGGCCTAAGAAAGACTTTGTACAAAGTGATGAAGCAAACACTGAATTGAAACGAAAGTCTATGAGCAGTGACTgtgaattttatcaattttttacaGAAGATAGAGCAAATGCTGTTCTGGAAGAAGATAGACTTGATCCTATACGTTATTCCAGTTGGAGTCGGTTTGTATATGTATTCACATGGGTCAATAGATTTATAGATAACTGTCAACTTACAGAACAAGAGAGAAGAAAATCGGGTCTTCTCGTCGAAGAAATAAAGTCGTCAGAAATGCGGATTATTAAAAAGGCTCAAATGGAAAGTTTTAAAGAAGATTATCAAAGTCTCATAAAGGGGAGAGAACTCTCAACATCAAGCAAAATATTAGCTCTGAATCCAAAGTTAGATGAGGAAGGTGTAATGCGAAGTGATAGTCGATTAAAGTTTCACGAGTACCTTCCATATGATGTACGCTTTCCTATTTTTCTTCCAAGGCAAAATTGGATTACAAAGTTAATTATAAGACATTTCCATGAGCAAAACAAACATTGTGGTACAAATCAAACTTTATCAGCCTTAAGTGCAAAATATTGGATTATCTCAGCAAGGGAGGAAATccgtaaagttgaaaatgacTGTTATGAATGCAGACGTTGGAAGGCTAAAGCAGCACGACAGATTATGGGACCTTTACCAGAGTTTAGGTTAGGAAAATCGATGCAAGCATTCAGCGAAACAGCAGTAGATTTCGCAGGTCCATTTTTAACTAAACAAGGCCGCGGAAAAGTAAGACTAAAACGATACTTATGTGTTTTCACGTGCATGGCATGCAGAGCAGTTCATCTAGAAATAGCCTACAACTTGGACACAGACTCATTTATGAATACGTTCTATAGATTCATCAGTCGTCGTGGACTGCCAAAACTAGTTGTATCGGACAATGGTTCAAATTTCATAGGAGCTGCGAGAGAACTTCGTGAACTATATGATCAGTTAGACAAAAACGTAATTTCAAAAAGGGAGCAAGACAGGGCATTCAATGGCGTTTCAATCCACCTACAGCACCTCATTTCGGTGGTATTCATGAGGCGATGGTCAAAAGCGCGAAGAAggcaatatttaaaatattgggAAATGCAGACGTTAACGACGAAGAACTTTTAACAGCGTTCGTTTGCGCTGAAGGATTAATTAATAGCAGACCGTTAACGTATCAGAGCTCAAATCCAGCTGATGACTGTGTTCTTACGCCCAATCATTTCTTAACTGGGCAAGTAGGAGGTCAGTTTGCCACTAATTGTGTTGATGTAACTAGCTTCGATCTTCGTAAAAGATGGCAAAGAGTCCAAGAACTGATCACACACTTTTGGAAGCGGTGGATGCAAGAATATTTGCCTATGCTCGGTTCTAGGAAAATATGGCAACGGAAAATCAAGGATTTTAAAACTGGTGATGTGGTTTTAATAATCGATCAAGATCAAACCAATGGTCAGTGGCCTTTGGGAAGAATTTCTCAAGTATATCCAGGTGTTGACAATCGTGTACGAGTGGCAGAAATTCGCACAAGTGATAAAGTACTGAAGCGACCGATAACGCGTATTAGTCTATTAGAAGGGAATTAGGAGATCAGTTTTGTGGATCAAGATTCAGGATTGGATCATCAATGTAACTCTTTTAACGTTGAAGCCATATAGCATAAAGGCCAAAGAAGGAACACTTATGTGCTTGTTTCGCGTGTGTTTAAAAAATATAGCTGTGTTTTAAGGGGCATAATAATCCCCATGCTATAATTTTGCCAAGTCTACAGTTTTGTGCATTTGTACATTCAAATAGTGCATCAATTTAATGTATATAGACAAGTAAAAGTTAATCGACTTCAAGCAGAAGTATCAAAATTCCAAAAGAAGCGTGCAAAATTGAATATTCAGAAATGTTTGAGGTGTGTTAGAAGGGGCACAAAAATCCCCTaaagatattaataaattataaagttGTTTTATTCTTATATAGAAACTGTGCTATTTGTCAAATAAATGTACCAAATTTGATTAAAGTACATATGTAAAAGTTGTTGGTGCTAAAAGTGTTAAGCAACATctaaatatgtaatatttgtaaaatattcaaagaaactcGAGCAAAATGTTTCAGTATTGGAAAATGAACATGTATGCTGATGACAAGACGCTTTGTATTATGTTAATGGATATATTTGagaaatttgacatttgaaagtaCTTAATTTCTTGGATGGAAATATTGAATATTGCTGTAGTGGTATGAACTTGactcatttacaaaacaatatagtTTGAACTTAAATTAATTTGGGAcagtaatagaaatattgttttgatctGTTGGATCGAAGacaaatagaaaatttatttgaGTAATTTCGAGCAATTACAAAGTCGttgtattttaaagtatttatgtaATGGTCGAATATTGTTCTTCTATAAAATTCCATGtattgtaacatgataattgttgATAATGCATAGCTTATCAAGAAGGGGAGAATGTTCAGGAGTCTGACTCCATTCGATTAATAGATGGGTTAAAAAATTAAGAACATTGTTCCACTTTCTGATATACCaatatattatattcaaaatatcgttatatgtaaaaaaacaaaacaaacatcgTGGCAATAGATCGAAATAAATGATAGTTATATAGCTCAGCTCTTCGTTATTGCTAGTCTGGCAACAAGCAGGGAAACCCTCAAGAACAGTAACTATTGTTAAAAATTTACAAACCGTAGGACTTTTTTCTACACATGATGTTGAATCTAATCAACAAATAAATAAGAATTAAATCATTTGAAGTACCTTGTGGAAAAAAGTTTTGCTATAACTCTGCtatgattccagcaggtatgcaaattttgattccatgcctcatgtttttatttcgatgtaaatgagatatgaaaccaaaatttgtagtcctgtttggcgccaaataacctatactgtgttggtgcgccgtaaaacccaaataaataaataaatggatgtAAAAAAACTTTGACAGTCTCTCTGACAAATAGACTGGTCTGGACTTAGGATGGCTTTGTTGTCATGCAACTTCAAGTAACAAATAAATTACGACAGACGCTGACACCGTACTTAAACAACTAAGAAATATCTTAACACACCGACAATTTCTAGTGATGTTTTACAAAATCTCTTTTGTATCAGACGCCGTTTTAGTATATATACCTATTAGTAGTTACTCTCAATGTACCTCAATTCAAGCCATAATATAGTGTATTGCATGATCAAATCAATCTATATAATTATTTCTGTatgataaattgaaatttataataaagaCTAGAATTTTCATAAAAGCAAAGACTTGCTGAATGGAACTGTCTTACACTGTTTTACACCACTTTGATTGCCGGGAAGTCGTTCTTTTTGCCCtgcccctaccccccccccccccccccccctcaaacaCACACATTTATTTTCGTTGGGGCTAGGAGCATTTAGACTGGCCCTTGTACGTCCGTCTGAATTTGTTGTtgtgttttggatttaacgccgtttttcagtacgttttgtaccagtacaaacctgttccccacatttatcagaggtagaggacaaatgatttcacacacaatgccttttatccaatcgtcacggagaacatacgcctcgctcgTCCGAATTTATGTCGTTCATATCTCGAATAGAATCTGACCCAGAAGTATCAAATCTCACATAAATTTTTTTAAGCATTCGAAGTTGTGCACTGATGTTTTGATTGGGATCTCACACAGCCAAACTAAAAAGAGCTATGACCCTTGACTAAGTTacaaatatacatagaaaatgaCTTATAAGTAGTGTCGCTTAAATATTGAAGGAATATCATTCATTAAGTGAATTTGTGCACCTCGGAAATGGATAATAGACAGTtttgatttttgagtcggctaaacgatgaaatcgttttgacgagtccttgctatccagcgattctctaagtctaaatggaccaaataacacagtgaagggatgtagttcctcAGTATTTCTCAAacttctcaaacttcaaacagttcactgcatgaatgaagttaagttgtgtgaattccctttgctatgaccaatatacgatgtaatctgtcatatttatgacttgtaattgtgcaatactcgaatgtaactcattaaggtAAGACCTGCGTAATACACTTCCGGTTCATTCGTCTTATTTCGACAAAAACCGTAACAATTCGGTGCGATCCGGACATAAACAAACCTTTTCCGTAATTCCGAACGTGGTTTCCtgctttcaaaatgaaaatagaatGAGTGACGGGAACCACATGTTTACATCCGGGGCATCAAAATGGCGGCGAGAGATCCGAAAGGTCGTTTTGCTGGCCAGAAAAAGGTGAATAAAGCTATTAAGAAGCCGTTATCGGTAACTTTAGACCATGTATACTGTGGACAGAAACCGACAGTTACTCAGGAACGCCATCGTAGTGACAAACACTTAAATCTGCCGGAGAACGCTAGTCGAGATGGGTGGAGGGATAGAAGGATTATTGTCGAGTTGGGTGTGTTACTGGACAATTTAGAATATTGTGAAAAGTGTAAGCTAGGCCCTGTATCTATGAATAAATACTCTGTTGTTGGGGAGTTAAAAAAAGGTTTGTCAGGTTTCCTATATGTGAGGTGCAGCAACTTGGACTGTGAACATGTAAATCGAGTCCCGTATGGAAAGACACACAGAGTAAAAGAGAAAGGCATGCCTTGCTTCACAGCAAATACAAAGCTTGGTGTTGGTAAGTCCACtgatatttattcaaagttttgtGTCACTTGTTTTTGTTCACATATTGCAATCCACTGAAAGTGGTGAAGAAAATAACTAGTCCAAATAAGGGTTAAAACGTAAACACTTTAGCCATATATAGGACTGACTATCTGTCCTTTAGTCTACGTAGCCGGAACCGGCAACCAAGCCACTGCCAATCAGAAAAATGAATGTTACATGTGAGAATATGCATTTGCGGCGTCTTTCTGTGAAGGTCtgagaaaacaacaaaaataatcagCGTTCCAATTCACATTAAAATTTGACCTGGTGCGAG
This window of the Mercenaria mercenaria strain notata chromosome 5, MADL_Memer_1, whole genome shotgun sequence genome carries:
- the LOC128556907 gene encoding uncharacterized protein LOC128556907; its protein translation is MAARDPKGRFAGQKKVNKAIKKPLSVTLDHVYCGQKPTVTQERHRSDKHLNLPENASRDGWRDRRIIVELGVLLDNLEYCEKCKLGPVSMNKYSVVGELKKGLSGFLYVRCSNLDCEHVNRVPYGKTHRVKEKGMPCFTANTKLGVASNHWSE
- the LOC128545940 gene encoding uncharacterized protein LOC128545940, yielding MAACLGLNLAQKICKSLETKLNLVTFWSDSTNVLWWIRGKSRRYKPFVANRVGMIHSVTAPEQWFYVPTAENPADLSSRGLSITKLSESKLWWTGPKFLMLQKEHWPKKDFVQSDEANTELKRKSMSSDCEFYQFFTEDRANAVLEEDRLDPIRYSSWSRFVYVFTWVNRFIDNCQLTEQERRKSGLLVEEIKSSEMRIIKKAQMESFKEDYQSLIKGRELSTSSKILALNPKLDEEGVMRSDSRLKFHEYLPYDVRFPIFLPRQNWITKLIIRHFHEQNKHCGTNQTLSALSAKYWIISAREEIRKVENDCYECRRWKAKAARQIMGPLPEFRLGKSMQAFSETAVDFAGPFLTKQGRGKVRLKRYLCVFTCMACRAVHLEIAYNLDTDSFMNTFYRFISRRGLPKLVVSDNGSNFIGAARELRELYDQLDKNVISKREQDRAFNGVSIHLQHLISVVFMRRWSKARRRQYLKYWEMQTLTTKNF
- the LOC128557265 gene encoding uncharacterized protein LOC128557265, with the translated sequence MLIGLDYSDLHQSLHEVKGGEGEPIARLTPLGWTCVGKLHKESNSSNSYHCTFFQKGDSVLNDTLIRFREIESVETGENQMSADNLKVIQSTEQAIKYNGNRYEVSLPWKVQTTELPDNFDMAYQRLENTEKRLKKNVNIYETYRNTIERYVDLGYVSKVEKNDGKRWYLLHFPVLRPEKATTKVRIVFDASARCNGLSLNDVVSPGPKFQRDLFDVLLRFRQKPIAIMCDIQEMYLQVGITLSDRPFHSFLWRSSFENEPEVYQFNRLVFGVNASPFLAQYVSQYNAQCFTNEFPLAAETVIKSTYMDDSMDSVSNEEEGIELYRELSGLWHKASMYARKWFIKFSNCS